A window of the Emys orbicularis isolate rEmyOrb1 chromosome 1, rEmyOrb1.hap1, whole genome shotgun sequence genome harbors these coding sequences:
- the PMCH gene encoding pro-MCH, with amino-acid sequence MHTSSYMLILIFSLFSQGFLLSVSKSMRKVEDDDMILNALNIGKALWNGGKTEKTETTPTLEHYKMEDSSFLDEEEDRNPKFLNIGSKHNFISHGSPLNLGIKQLPYLALKGSMAFPADTEIQDIESIQERRETGDEENSAKFPIGRRDFDMLRCMLGRVYRPCWQV; translated from the exons ATGCATACTTCATCCTACATGTTAATactaattttctctctcttttctcaagGCTTTTTACTTTCAGTTTCGAAGTCTATGCGAAAGGTAGAAGATGATGATATGATACTAAATGCGCTCAATATAGGAAAAGCTCTTTGGAATGGAGGTAAAACAGAGAAGACCGAGACTACACCTACTCTTGAGCACTACAAGATGGAGGACAGCAGCTTTCTGGATGAGGAGGAAGACAGAAACCCAAAATTCTTA AATATAGGTTCCAAACACAATTTCATAAGCCATGGTTCGCCACTGAACCTAGGTATAAAACAGCTACCTTATCTTGCATTGAAAGGATCTATGGCTTTTCCAGCTGACACTGAAATTCAGGATATTGAATCAATACAGGAAAGGAGAGAGACCGGGGATGAAGAAAACTCAGCTAAATTTCCTATAGGAAGGAGAGATTTTGACA tgctCAGGTGTATGTTGGGAAGAGTCTATCGACCTTGTTGGCAAGTTTGA